TTGTATAACTGTATCATTAGCGATCAACTCATTGCCGCTTATCTTGATATCCCAAACAAACATATTAAAAGTGATAACAGCAATTATCGCGACCGCAAATCCAACAATTAACCCCAGCCTTTGGGTTACTAGGGTTTTCAAACTATGTAAAAAACTCCAACGAGATAATACAACGACATTATACCATAAGGGTTTTAGGTAAACAAACAGTTTTTTAAGCATTTTATCCGTAACGCAAACAATAACAACTCTATGAGAAACACGTGTAACATCATATAAAACTATGCCGCTATTAATCAATCCGTTTAGCAAACGGTCTATATTAAGTCCCGTTATCTCAACTTTGTTTTTGCCTGATATATAATCTGCTATTTTTTTAAACATCTATATATACCTT
The nucleotide sequence above comes from Clostridia bacterium. Encoded proteins:
- a CDS encoding sporulation protein YqfD is translated as MFKKIADYISGKNKVEITGLNIDRLLNGLINSGIVLYDVTRVSHRVVIVCVTDKMLKKLFVYLKPLWYNVVVLSRWSFLHSLKTLVTQRLGLIVGFAVAIIAVITFNMFVWDIKISGNELIANDTVIQ